Sequence from the Bremerella volcania genome:
GTGTCTGGACGTCGAGACGATTGAAGCGGCGATCACCGAGAAAACATCCGCCGTGATCGTATCGCACCTGCATGGAGGCATCGCCGATATGCCAGCGATTCGCGAAATGGCCGATCGACGCGGGATTGCGATCGTCGAAGATGCCTGTCAGGCCCCGGGTGCCCGATTACACGGTAAGCGTTTGGGGACGTTCGGAGATGTAGGGGTACTCAGTTTTGGTGGCAGCAAACTGCTGACGGCCGGGCGAGGTGGTGCGATCCTGACCGAGCGGGCCGACGTGCTGCAGCGGGCCAAGATCTTCTGCGAACGGGGCAACCACGCGTTTCCGCTGAGTGAACTACAGGCAGCGGTAATACGGCCTCAACTCAAGCGTCTTGACCAATGGAATCAACGAAGATGGTCAAGTGTGCAGCGTCTCAGGGAACTGCTAGCATCTTGGGAGGGCTACCTCAGTCCGATTCAGTTGCGGGCAGACAGCGAGCCGGCATTCTACAAGCATGCATGGCTTGCCAAGAGTGAGCAGGTAGCCACACGACTAGTGGGACGATCGGAAAAGCTGGGATTACCGGTTGGCTCAGGTTTTCGTGGTTTCACGAAACGTCCCAGTAGCCAAGCCCGAAAGGTGGGAACTCTTAATGATGCCGAAAATGCTGCATCCCGAACGGTGCTTCTTCACCATCCAATTCTGATGCATGAGTTGGCAGCCATGGACTGGATGGCCCGATGGTTCTCGTGGGAATTAGCTGCAATGGTTGGCAGTCGGCCAGACAGCGAAAGCATCTGACTCCCAACGCCGCGAACCAACGATGTGGTTGTTGAAACAGGCGGCGTTGGGGCATGTGCACTAGCTCGCCGAGTGGCTATAGCTGGCGGAGTCGGCATTCATTAGGCCAGTCAGGGCCAGAACGGCATCGTCGTCGAGTTCGAGTTCGACTTCACCACGCAGGATACGAACGTCCTTCGGGGCATCGACGCCAATGGTGACTCGGTTGCCAGAAATGCGATTCACGACGATTTCGATGTTGTCGCCAATCTTGATGGAATCGCCAACTTTTCGACTCAAAACTAACATGACCTCACTCCTCCGTGGCTTATGAAATTGGATCGTCTTGACCGGGTACAGTGCCCTCGGTGAGGCCTCGACACCCATCGTGTCGAACACCCTCGCCTCGCTGCCCCCTAAGTGCAACTCAAGGGCCAGAAATCAACAAAACTGTCTAGGATGACCTTGAGTTTTTTGTAAGTTGTTCTGTTTCAATGTCTTTCGCTTGGAGAAAAATATTCACTTCGGCTAAAGAAAACGAGCCGCTTGGTCGACGCGCTGTCTTAAATTGAGAACCGTCCATCAAACTGAGATGAAAACCGGCTCATTTCGGCCTCTTAAGGTTGATTCTTCTGATTCACGATAAGTTCACATTGGCCTAATTCAGCAGTAAATACGCGTGCTGAAGGCAGAGATTGGTCAATTCCTGGCCAGAAGGGGATAATAAATAGTAGCATGTAGGGGGTTCTGAGGTTTTGAGGTATGATCGAATCGACTGGTCCAAGTTCGGTAAGAACTCACGCAGATAGCTAGCACGACAGGGGTTGGACGCTCGTCAATCAGATCGGTTTGCGAAAAACCAACGAAGAAACCCGGAGATATCGGACAGTTAGTTTGAGAGATCGATGAAGGCCAGAAACACCTGAATGTAGGGTCTAGCTACCCTCGTCCAGGTGGTAGTTTGTCGAAATAGTCTGGTTGGCGCTCTCAATCGTTGCCGATACGTTAAATGTGCAGTACCATTTCAGAGGGACCCGCCAATGGGCTGCGTGCCGTAATTCGCTGCTAATGGACCTTATCTAAAAACGACCTCGAATGCCCCAGGGAAAATGGATCTGTGCTGTGGTCGTCCGGCGAACGCAACTGGGAATGGAGTTCTGGCTCAAGTCCGACCAAAAGAGCGCACGCT
This genomic interval carries:
- a CDS encoding DegT/DnrJ/EryC1/StrS family aminotransferase encodes the protein MPQSRNFTISDRDDLPPFDPRWSEWPCPGDQAIREALLRAHEDGSWGRYHGPNVEQLEAELAAFHEVPAALSCASGTIAVQIALRSLNLPDGSEVILAAYDFPGNFRAIQDSGLFPVLVDINPRTWCLDVETIEAAITEKTSAVIVSHLHGGIADMPAIREMADRRGIAIVEDACQAPGARLHGKRLGTFGDVGVLSFGGSKLLTAGRGGAILTERADVLQRAKIFCERGNHAFPLSELQAAVIRPQLKRLDQWNQRRWSSVQRLRELLASWEGYLSPIQLRADSEPAFYKHAWLAKSEQVATRLVGRSEKLGLPVGSGFRGFTKRPSSQARKVGTLNDAENAASRTVLLHHPILMHELAAMDWMARWFSWELAAMVGSRPDSESI
- a CDS encoding carbon storage regulator, with amino-acid sequence MLVLSRKVGDSIKIGDNIEIVVNRISGNRVTIGVDAPKDVRILRGEVELELDDDAVLALTGLMNADSASYSHSAS